In Abyssicoccus albus, the following proteins share a genomic window:
- the ligA gene encoding NAD-dependent DNA ligase LigA: MMTVEARIKSLQKKLNQYNYEYHVLDQPTIEDSEYDALLRELIELEQQHPEFKTDDSPTVRVGGVVLDKFEKVKHDTPMLSLGNAFNEEDLRAFDHRITQAVGSVQYMCELKIDGLAVSLKYEDGKFIQGLTRGDGTTGENITENLKTIHNIRLSIEEPLSFEVRGEAFMSKDVFKSLNESRESEGLDTFKNPRNSAAGSLRQLDSRLASKRKLDIFLYSVNDLTEINASTQHEALSRLDTLKFKTNQERSLKDNIEGVLDYIKYWTEHRHDLRYEIDGIVIKVNDLEQQQQLGFTEKSPRWAIAYKFPAEEVETYLHDVELSIGRTGVVTPTAILEPVEVQGTVVSRASLHNEDLIHDKDIRVGDYVIIKKAGDIIPEVVRPILEKRDDTLQKYKMPTHCPSCEHELIRVAGEVALRCINPKCPAQLKEGLKHFVSRTAMNIDGLGDKIIDQFYDESLISDVADLYYLNKEDLIQLERMGVKKATNILNAIEQSKHNSLEKLLHGLGIRHLGGKASHSVAKHFKNIDMLMEATEEEIINIDDIGEITAQSIVQYLDNEDIHHLIEKFKAKGVNMDYLNDESLVSSKLEGQTFVLTGKLEQLTRDEAKEQLTQLGAKVTGSVSRNTDVLVAGVDAGSKLDKAKSLGITIWDEAQLLNELQE, from the coding sequence ATAATGACTGTAGAAGCACGAATCAAATCATTACAAAAAAAATTAAACCAATACAATTATGAATATCATGTGCTTGACCAACCGACGATTGAAGATAGTGAATACGATGCACTGCTTCGTGAATTAATCGAATTAGAGCAACAACATCCGGAATTCAAAACCGACGATTCACCGACCGTTAGAGTTGGAGGAGTAGTGTTAGATAAGTTCGAAAAAGTTAAACATGATACACCAATGTTAAGTTTAGGTAATGCATTTAATGAAGAAGATCTACGTGCATTCGACCATCGGATTACACAAGCTGTGGGCTCAGTTCAATATATGTGTGAATTGAAGATTGATGGGCTCGCAGTATCACTAAAGTATGAAGATGGTAAGTTCATTCAGGGATTAACACGTGGCGATGGTACAACAGGTGAGAATATTACAGAGAACTTAAAAACAATCCACAATATACGGTTATCTATTGAAGAACCATTGTCATTTGAAGTCCGTGGAGAAGCTTTTATGAGTAAGGATGTCTTTAAATCATTAAATGAATCACGTGAAAGTGAAGGATTAGATACATTCAAGAACCCTAGAAATAGTGCGGCTGGAAGCTTAAGACAATTAGATTCAAGGCTTGCGAGTAAACGAAAGTTAGATATTTTCTTATATAGCGTCAATGATTTAACAGAGATTAATGCATCAACTCAACACGAAGCCCTGTCACGTTTAGATACATTGAAGTTCAAAACAAACCAAGAAAGATCGCTAAAAGATAATATAGAAGGTGTATTGGATTATATAAAATATTGGACTGAACATCGTCATGATTTACGATACGAAATTGATGGTATTGTCATCAAAGTGAATGACTTAGAACAACAACAACAACTGGGATTTACTGAGAAATCACCACGTTGGGCGATTGCGTATAAATTTCCAGCTGAAGAAGTCGAAACCTATTTACATGATGTAGAACTATCAATTGGTAGAACGGGGGTCGTCACACCAACGGCAATTTTAGAACCCGTTGAAGTACAAGGGACTGTTGTGAGTAGAGCTTCCCTTCATAATGAAGATTTAATCCATGACAAAGACATTCGCGTAGGTGATTATGTCATCATCAAGAAGGCTGGTGATATTATTCCTGAAGTTGTTAGACCTATATTAGAAAAGCGTGACGATACTCTTCAAAAATATAAGATGCCGACGCATTGTCCAAGCTGTGAACACGAACTCATTAGGGTAGCTGGTGAAGTTGCATTAAGATGCATTAATCCGAAGTGTCCTGCTCAATTAAAAGAAGGTTTGAAACACTTCGTTTCACGAACAGCAATGAATATTGACGGATTAGGAGATAAAATTATCGATCAGTTTTATGATGAATCTCTTATATCAGATGTCGCTGATCTATACTATTTAAATAAAGAGGATTTAATTCAACTCGAACGAATGGGGGTCAAAAAAGCAACAAATATATTGAATGCTATTGAACAAAGCAAACATAATTCGTTAGAAAAGCTACTCCATGGACTTGGTATTAGACACCTTGGCGGTAAAGCAAGTCATAGTGTTGCAAAGCATTTCAAGAATATAGATATGCTCATGGAAGCTACTGAAGAGGAAATTATAAATATTGATGATATAGGTGAAATTACTGCACAATCTATAGTACAATATTTAGATAATGAAGATATTCATCATTTAATCGAAAAGTTCAAAGCTAAAGGCGTCAATATGGACTATTTAAATGATGAAAGTCTAGTATCAAGTAAACTAGAAGGACAAACTTTCGTACTGACAGGCAAACTTGAACAATTAACAAGAGATGAGGCGAAAGAACAACTGACACAATTAGGAGCGAAAGTTACAGGTTCTGTAAGTCGGAATACAGATGTGTTAGTCGCTGGAGTTGATGCCGGTAGTAAACTCGATAAAGCGAAATCGCTAGGTATTACGATATGGGATGAAGCGCAACTATTGAATGAATTACAAGAATAG
- the pcrA gene encoding DNA helicase PcrA: MEQYVRHMNEEQRQAVLTTEGPLLIMAGAGSGKTRVLTHRIAYLLGEKEVNPYNILAITFTNKAAEEMKQRVTKLVGEAGKDVFVATFHAMCVRILRRDIDKIGYERNFTIIDPNDQKSVMKDVFKEENIDSKKFEPRTVLQTISNLKNDLITPDEYKKQVESYYDEIVSRCYERYQKKLHRNQSLDFDDLIMVTIELFTRDEDTLGYYQNKFQYIHVDEYQDTNEAQYKLIQLLSKRHKNLCVVGDSDQSIYGWRGANIENILNFENDYSNCKTIYLEQNYRSTKNILNAANEVIRHNTTRKPKALWTESEYGEKVGYYKASSERDEAEFAIREMIKLTEDGYDYNDIAVLYRTGAQSRVFEEMFMKSNIPYKMVGGTKFYDRMEIKDLLAYLRLAENPHDDISFARVVNTPKRGIGKTSVDKLQQHALIHDISLLNACSDADFIGVSKKATSALIQFVDMIQSFNRYSQSHTVQQTVEYIIEVTQYYEMLAKDKPIEAQSRRENIEEFLTVAKEFDEANEEESLTDFLTELSLSSAQDEVDEESEVTMMTMHAAKGLEFKVVFVVGVEEGLFPHRRALFEDSEMEEERRLMYVAITRAEEQLYLTHASSRTIYGKTQMNKRSRFLDEIPEDLLESYNASTRPSYKSKDNNSATSIFQQPKRRSVRPTPNQNVNFNIGDKVQHKSFGQGLVSNIKQKKGQTELDIVFDKVGPKRLIAEFAPIERVEK, encoded by the coding sequence ATGGAACAATACGTAAGACATATGAATGAAGAACAAAGACAAGCAGTACTGACAACAGAAGGACCTTTATTAATTATGGCTGGTGCTGGGTCTGGGAAAACAAGAGTACTGACACATCGCATTGCTTATTTACTTGGTGAAAAAGAAGTGAATCCATACAATATATTGGCCATCACCTTTACGAACAAAGCCGCAGAAGAGATGAAGCAACGTGTGACAAAGCTTGTTGGAGAAGCCGGTAAAGATGTATTTGTCGCAACATTCCATGCGATGTGTGTCCGAATTTTAAGACGCGATATCGATAAAATTGGCTATGAAAGAAACTTCACAATTATTGACCCAAATGATCAGAAAAGTGTCATGAAAGACGTCTTCAAAGAAGAAAACATAGATAGCAAAAAATTTGAGCCAAGAACTGTTCTTCAAACGATATCGAATTTAAAAAATGATCTCATTACACCTGATGAGTATAAAAAGCAAGTTGAGTCTTACTACGATGAAATCGTATCTAGATGTTATGAGCGTTATCAAAAGAAATTACATCGAAATCAATCATTAGATTTCGATGATTTAATTATGGTGACGATTGAATTATTCACTAGGGATGAAGATACATTAGGCTATTATCAGAATAAATTCCAATATATTCATGTCGATGAATATCAAGATACGAATGAAGCGCAGTATAAACTCATTCAACTGTTAAGTAAACGTCACAAAAATTTATGTGTCGTAGGAGATTCAGATCAATCTATTTACGGATGGCGTGGTGCGAATATTGAGAATATCCTTAACTTCGAAAACGATTATTCGAATTGCAAAACTATCTACCTAGAACAAAACTATCGCTCGACAAAAAATATATTGAATGCAGCAAATGAAGTGATTCGACATAACACAACACGTAAACCAAAAGCACTATGGACTGAAAGTGAATATGGAGAGAAAGTCGGATATTATAAAGCAAGTTCAGAAAGAGACGAAGCGGAGTTTGCAATTCGTGAAATGATTAAGTTAACAGAAGACGGATATGATTATAATGATATCGCTGTACTTTACCGTACTGGTGCGCAGTCGAGAGTTTTTGAAGAAATGTTTATGAAATCTAACATTCCATATAAAATGGTCGGAGGAACGAAGTTTTACGACCGTATGGAAATCAAAGATTTACTTGCATACTTAAGACTTGCTGAAAACCCACATGATGATATTAGTTTTGCACGTGTAGTGAATACACCGAAGCGTGGCATAGGCAAAACGAGCGTTGATAAATTGCAACAGCATGCTTTAATCCATGACATTTCACTGCTTAATGCATGTAGTGATGCAGATTTTATCGGCGTAAGTAAGAAGGCGACTTCCGCATTGATTCAATTCGTTGACATGATTCAATCATTTAATCGATATAGTCAATCCCATACAGTACAACAAACTGTTGAATATATCATCGAAGTCACACAATATTATGAAATGCTCGCTAAAGACAAACCGATAGAGGCTCAATCAAGACGTGAAAATATCGAAGAATTTTTGACCGTTGCGAAAGAATTTGATGAAGCAAATGAGGAGGAGTCACTGACTGACTTTTTAACAGAGTTATCTTTATCTTCAGCGCAAGATGAAGTTGATGAAGAGAGCGAAGTGACGATGATGACAATGCATGCAGCGAAAGGATTAGAATTTAAAGTGGTATTCGTTGTCGGAGTAGAAGAAGGGTTATTCCCACATCGTAGAGCGTTATTTGAAGATAGTGAGATGGAAGAGGAAAGACGTTTAATGTATGTCGCCATCACACGTGCAGAAGAACAATTGTACTTAACACATGCATCGAGCCGAACGATTTATGGTAAGACTCAAATGAACAAGAGATCAAGGTTTCTTGATGAAATTCCAGAAGATTTGTTAGAAAGTTATAATGCCTCAACGAGACCTAGCTATAAATCAAAGGATAATAATTCTGCGACATCAATTTTTCAACAACCTAAGCGTCGTAGCGTAAGACCAACACCAAATCAAAACGTTAACTTTAATATTGGCGATAAAGTTCAACATAAATCATTTGGACAAGGTTTAGTTAGTAATATTAAACAAAAGAAGGGTCAAACAGAATTAGATATTGTGTTTGATAAAGTAGGTCCAAAAAGATTAATTGCAGAGTTTGCACCAATCGAAAGGGTAGAGAAATAA
- a CDS encoding heptaprenylglyceryl phosphate synthase translates to MNLKDYQHIFKLDPAKEISDDELMQICESGTDAVIIGGSDDVTEDNVLNLMSRVRRYAVDCIQEPNDVEVATLGFDGYIFPYMIQSKEVQFHTGYLFEGIRSYGHMIDYSSIQWVPYIVTNDKAKVFHAAKCHTVVQDVDLLSYIDILDKVMKSPYIYIEHSGDLIDIERLKMIKEQVTHSHIIYGGGITNERIAKEVMQYVDTIIVGNGVYEDIKSALKTVKVIKSK, encoded by the coding sequence ATGAATTTAAAAGATTATCAACATATTTTTAAACTTGACCCTGCAAAAGAGATTTCAGATGATGAATTAATGCAAATTTGTGAAAGTGGTACAGATGCAGTGATTATCGGTGGCTCAGATGATGTGACAGAAGATAATGTCTTAAACTTAATGAGTAGAGTAAGACGTTATGCTGTCGATTGTATTCAAGAACCGAATGATGTTGAAGTGGCAACATTAGGATTTGATGGCTATATTTTTCCATATATGATTCAATCAAAAGAAGTACAATTTCATACAGGATATTTATTCGAAGGGATTCGGTCATATGGTCATATGATCGATTATTCATCTATTCAATGGGTTCCATATATCGTGACGAATGATAAAGCTAAAGTTTTTCATGCCGCAAAGTGTCACACTGTAGTCCAAGATGTTGATTTGCTTTCATATATAGATATTTTGGATAAGGTAATGAAGAGTCCGTATATATACATTGAACATAGTGGAGATCTTATAGACATTGAACGGTTAAAGATGATTAAAGAGCAAGTAACTCATAGCCATATTATTTATGGTGGTGGTATTACAAATGAGCGCATTGCCAAAGAAGTCATGCAGTATGTTGATACAATCATTGTCGGAAATGGAGTATATGAAGATATAAAGTCGGCATTGAAAACCGTTAAAGTCATAAAATCAAAGTGA
- a CDS encoding D-alanyl-D-alanine carboxypeptidase family protein, which translates to MRFKLMSILSFVLLTTGCENDTQQYSLKEIDDRAKQQVSDENNHSELLLDEQSTRSTEQVKEEIATTEKPTTEAPTTEKPTTEEPSSESSRDGQVEYKDGIPYVGGHIIVNKDYKLPADYNPGLSHEAKKQFDKMQQNALSEGYQLIIVSEFRSYTYQQNLYQNYIQQHGKQAADRFSAPPGHSEHQTGLAIDVATPESAQNSMTSFGQTKASDWVKVNAHRYGFIVRYPKGKEHITGYMYEPWHLRYLNIDDATKIYKSKLTMEEYYNLK; encoded by the coding sequence ATGAGATTCAAACTGATGTCTATACTTTCTTTTGTCCTACTCACAACAGGCTGTGAAAATGATACTCAGCAATACTCTTTGAAAGAAATTGATGACCGTGCTAAACAACAAGTTTCTGATGAAAATAATCACTCTGAACTGTTATTAGATGAGCAGTCAACGCGTTCGACTGAACAAGTTAAAGAAGAAATAGCAACAACGGAGAAACCAACGACAGAAGCGCCGACGACAGAAAAGCCGACCACTGAGGAACCGTCTTCAGAATCATCACGTGATGGTCAAGTAGAGTATAAAGATGGTATACCGTATGTTGGAGGTCATATTATCGTCAACAAAGATTATAAGTTGCCAGCAGACTATAATCCCGGTTTAAGTCATGAAGCGAAAAAGCAGTTTGATAAAATGCAACAAAATGCACTAAGTGAAGGCTATCAGTTGATCATTGTAAGTGAATTTAGATCATATACATATCAACAGAATTTATATCAAAATTACATTCAACAACATGGCAAACAAGCAGCAGATCGATTTAGTGCACCGCCGGGCCATTCGGAACACCAAACAGGGCTTGCAATTGACGTTGCAACACCGGAAAGTGCACAAAATAGTATGACGTCGTTTGGTCAAACGAAAGCGTCGGATTGGGTTAAAGTGAACGCCCATCGATATGGTTTTATTGTGAGATATCCTAAAGGAAAAGAGCATATTACTGGATATATGTATGAGCCTTGGCACTTAAGATATTTGAATATCGATGATGCGACTAAAATATATAAATCTAAATTAACAATGGAAGAGTACTATAATTTGAAATAA
- the purB gene encoding adenylosuccinate lyase → MISRYSREEMENIWSEENRFKAWLEVEILACEAWVEEGHIPSEDVKKIRENASIDVDRIKEIEASTRHDVVAFTRQVSETLGDEKKWVHYGLTSTDVVDTALSYLIKQANDIIEDDLERFIEVIKNKAIEHKTTLMMGRTHGVHAEPTTFGIKMALWYMEMKRNLERFKRVRKEIEVGKMSGAVGTFANIPPSIEAYVCKELGLDTAEVSTQTLQRDRHAYYIATLSLIATSIEKFAVEVRGLQKTETREVEEAFGKGQKGSSAMPHKRNPVGSENVTGIARVIRGYLTTAYENVPLWHERDISHSSAERIMLPDVTIALDYMMNRFTNILDNLTVFEENMKENMNKTFGLIYSQRVMLALIDKGLVREEAYDLVQPKAMKSWETKVPFRELVEQDSDITKHLSQSELDECFNENHHLKEVDTIFERAGIQ, encoded by the coding sequence ATGATATCACGTTATTCTAGAGAAGAGATGGAGAACATTTGGAGTGAAGAGAATAGGTTCAAAGCATGGCTAGAAGTTGAAATTCTAGCCTGTGAGGCTTGGGTTGAAGAGGGGCATATACCTAGTGAAGATGTGAAAAAAATTAGAGAGAATGCTTCGATTGATGTCGATCGCATTAAAGAGATTGAAGCGTCTACTCGTCACGATGTCGTGGCTTTTACACGTCAAGTGTCTGAAACTTTAGGTGACGAGAAAAAGTGGGTTCACTATGGTTTAACATCAACAGATGTTGTAGATACAGCGTTAAGCTATTTAATCAAACAAGCAAATGATATCATCGAAGACGATTTAGAACGTTTTATCGAAGTGATTAAAAACAAAGCCATCGAACATAAAACGACATTGATGATGGGTAGAACGCATGGTGTCCATGCCGAACCGACAACATTCGGAATTAAAATGGCATTATGGTATATGGAAATGAAACGTAATTTAGAGCGTTTCAAACGTGTTCGTAAAGAAATCGAAGTTGGAAAGATGAGTGGAGCTGTTGGAACGTTTGCTAATATTCCACCAAGTATTGAAGCGTATGTATGTAAAGAATTAGGGTTAGATACAGCAGAAGTATCAACTCAAACATTACAACGAGATCGTCATGCGTATTACATTGCAACTTTATCCCTCATCGCAACGTCGATAGAGAAATTTGCTGTAGAAGTTCGAGGCTTACAAAAAACTGAAACGCGTGAAGTTGAAGAAGCATTCGGTAAAGGTCAAAAAGGATCATCTGCAATGCCGCATAAACGTAATCCTGTAGGTTCTGAAAATGTTACAGGGATTGCACGTGTCATTCGTGGTTACTTAACAACAGCATATGAGAATGTACCGTTATGGCATGAACGTGATATTTCACATTCATCTGCTGAACGTATTATGTTACCTGATGTGACAATCGCACTAGATTATATGATGAATCGCTTCACAAATATTTTAGATAACTTAACAGTATTCGAAGAAAATATGAAAGAAAACATGAATAAGACGTTTGGTCTAATTTATTCACAACGTGTCATGCTCGCTTTAATTGACAAAGGATTAGTTCGTGAAGAAGCTTACGACTTAGTACAGCCTAAAGCAATGAAATCATGGGAAACTAAAGTACCGTTTAGAGAATTAGTTGAGCAAGATTCTGATATTACAAAACATTTATCTCAATCTGAATTAGATGAATGCTTTAATGAAAACCATCATTTAAAAGAAGTTGACACAATATTTGAACGTGCTGGAATACAATAA
- the phnE gene encoding phosphonate ABC transporter, permease protein PhnE: MRNLDQYMKPQVTMTQRLKWITIAIIVIAIYLWAILGLDEINIKENAIPTMQSMLDGLMNPDLDYIYDPEGEDLLRMLLQTLAIAFLGTFISAILCIPFGFLAAYNITQNKYIAEANKFILSFIRVFPEIIMALIFIKAVGPGAFAGVLAVGVNSIGMLGKLFSDDIENLDMGATEALKSAGANRFKSIIFAVVPQVLPAYLSFVLYRFEINLRSASILGLIGAGGIGTPLIFALQMRDWNRVAIILIGIIILVITVDMISSYIRKKLV; the protein is encoded by the coding sequence ATGAGGAACTTGGATCAATATATGAAACCTCAAGTGACAATGACTCAACGATTGAAGTGGATTACAATAGCGATTATAGTCATTGCAATATATTTATGGGCAATATTGGGACTTGATGAGATTAATATTAAAGAGAATGCAATCCCAACGATGCAATCTATGTTAGATGGGCTAATGAATCCGGATTTAGATTACATATATGATCCAGAAGGTGAAGATCTTTTGAGGATGCTTCTACAAACATTAGCAATCGCATTTTTAGGTACATTTATTTCTGCAATTTTATGCATTCCGTTTGGCTTTTTAGCGGCATACAATATTACTCAAAATAAATATATCGCAGAAGCGAATAAATTTATATTAAGTTTTATACGTGTATTTCCAGAAATTATTATGGCTTTAATATTTATTAAAGCAGTTGGACCTGGTGCATTTGCCGGTGTACTTGCAGTTGGAGTCAACTCAATAGGAATGCTTGGAAAATTATTTTCAGATGACATTGAGAATCTTGATATGGGTGCAACTGAAGCTTTAAAATCAGCAGGAGCCAATCGATTTAAAAGTATTATTTTTGCTGTGGTACCTCAAGTACTACCTGCTTACCTATCATTTGTACTCTATCGTTTTGAGATTAACTTGAGAAGTGCATCTATATTAGGTTTAATTGGTGCTGGTGGGATTGGAACACCGTTAATATTTGCACTACAAATGCGAGATTGGAACAGAGTCGCTATTATTTTAATTGGAATAATTATTTTAGTGATTACAGTTGATATGATATCAAGCTATATACGAAAAAAACTTGTCTAA
- the phnE gene encoding phosphonate ABC transporter, permease protein PhnE, which yields MSNERIESQLNRKKNYKSVFTILFVLLCAYLSARATEFQFSTLVMGATEMQNLIIEMWPPDMNHFKEVTEPMLDTIRMAVLGTTTGSILALPVAFLCASNVFKSHWVFIPIRIILNVIRTIPDLLLASLFVAIFGIGEFSGILALSVLSFGIVAKLFYESLEGIDPGPLEAMTAVGANKAKWITYGVVPQSIAAYFNYVLFTFEINIRAAAVLGLVGAGGIGLYYDQALGYFDYPKVTTLIIYTLVIVMVIDFVSKRVRRYFI from the coding sequence ATGAGTAACGAGCGTATTGAGTCTCAACTGAATCGAAAGAAGAACTATAAAAGTGTATTTACTATCCTCTTTGTATTACTTTGTGCTTATTTAAGTGCCCGTGCAACAGAGTTTCAATTCAGTACATTAGTCATGGGTGCTACAGAAATGCAAAATTTAATTATTGAAATGTGGCCACCTGATATGAACCATTTTAAAGAAGTGACAGAGCCAATGTTAGATACGATTCGTATGGCTGTATTAGGAACAACTACAGGATCGATTTTAGCATTACCAGTTGCATTTTTATGTGCGAGTAATGTATTCAAGTCTCATTGGGTATTTATACCCATTAGAATAATATTGAATGTTATCCGTACAATACCCGACCTATTGCTTGCCTCTTTATTTGTTGCTATTTTTGGAATTGGTGAGTTTTCAGGGATTCTTGCGCTATCAGTTTTATCATTTGGTATTGTTGCAAAACTATTTTATGAATCATTGGAAGGAATAGATCCTGGACCATTAGAAGCAATGACTGCAGTAGGTGCGAACAAGGCAAAGTGGATTACATATGGTGTTGTTCCACAATCTATTGCAGCATACTTTAACTACGTCTTATTTACATTTGAAATAAACATTAGAGCGGCAGCTGTTTTAGGTTTAGTTGGTGCAGGTGGTATAGGATTGTACTATGATCAAGCATTAGGTTACTTTGATTATCCTAAAGTAACGACTTTAATTATATACACGCTTGTTATCGTGATGGTGATTGATTTTGTAAGTAAGCGTGTGAGGAGGTATTTCATATGA
- the phnC gene encoding phosphonate ABC transporter ATP-binding protein — translation MSQIEFHNVSKIYPNGHIGLKDINLSIDEGEFVIVVGLSGAGKSTLLRSINRLHDVTSGDIIISGESITKAKGKKLLEIRRNIGMIFQTFNLVKRSSVLKNVLSGRVGYHSTWKMILGLFPKKDKIIALEALDRVNILEKAHDRADSLSGGQQQRVSIARALSQQPKIILADEPTASLDPKTTRQVMNDLKRINEDMGITIIINLHFIDLALEYGERIIGMRDGKVVYDDLKVNTSEEDFETIYGRSIESSETLGDNSHE, via the coding sequence ATGAGTCAGATAGAATTTCATAATGTATCAAAAATATATCCTAACGGCCATATTGGTCTAAAGGATATTAACTTATCAATTGATGAAGGTGAGTTTGTTATTGTTGTCGGATTAAGTGGAGCTGGTAAATCTACTTTGCTTCGCTCGATTAACCGACTTCATGATGTCACTTCGGGTGATATTATAATTAGTGGTGAATCTATTACGAAAGCGAAAGGGAAAAAGCTTTTAGAAATAAGAAGAAATATTGGCATGATATTTCAAACATTTAACTTAGTAAAGAGATCTTCTGTTTTGAAGAATGTCTTAAGCGGTCGTGTTGGCTATCATTCAACATGGAAAATGATTCTCGGTTTATTTCCGAAGAAGGATAAAATTATTGCACTTGAAGCATTAGATAGAGTGAATATATTAGAAAAAGCCCATGATCGGGCCGATAGCTTAAGTGGAGGTCAACAACAGCGTGTCAGTATTGCGAGAGCATTAAGTCAACAGCCTAAAATTATTCTAGCGGATGAACCGACAGCATCATTAGACCCTAAGACAACTAGGCAGGTTATGAATGATTTAAAGCGTATCAACGAAGATATGGGTATCACAATTATAATTAATCTTCATTTTATCGACTTAGCATTAGAGTACGGTGAAAGAATTATAGGAATGCGAGATGGGAAAGTTGTCTATGATGACCTAAAAGTGAATACATCTGAAGAAGATTTCGAAACAATTTATGGTCGTTCGATTGAATCATCAGAAACGTTAGGAGACAATTCTCATGAGTAA
- a CDS encoding phosphate/phosphite/phosphonate ABC transporter substrate-binding protein, producing MKKYLMLILAAMISIVIVACGNESTEKSEDSGSKESSETAKEGEDKKSDEGELEKLRVQFVPSQNADTLEAKAKPLEKLLKEELGIDAEVSVSTNYNTIVEAMKSEKVDVGFLPPSAYTLAKEQGAAEVLLQAQRYGVSDDGSPTEELVDFYKSQFIVKKDSDIKDLKDMKGKKIALQDTTSTAGYVYPVAELKEAGIDVLKDMEPVTVKGHDQAVMAVLNDDVDVAVTFQDARNIVKEDAPEVFEKTEIVKLTEKIPNDTISVRPGVSDDMKKKITEAFINIGKDEEGQKIIKDVYSHEGYIESEDSNFDVVRDYYKKVDPENKEKE from the coding sequence ATGAAAAAGTATTTAATGTTAATTTTAGCAGCAATGATTTCTATTGTAATCGTTGCATGTGGTAATGAATCTACTGAAAAATCTGAGGACAGTGGATCAAAAGAATCATCTGAGACAGCAAAAGAAGGAGAAGACAAGAAATCAGATGAAGGTGAACTTGAAAAGTTACGTGTTCAATTCGTTCCTTCTCAAAATGCTGATACACTTGAAGCAAAAGCGAAGCCGTTAGAAAAATTATTAAAAGAAGAATTAGGTATTGATGCTGAAGTATCAGTATCAACAAACTACAATACAATTGTTGAAGCGATGAAATCAGAAAAAGTAGATGTTGGTTTCCTACCTCCATCAGCTTATACACTTGCTAAAGAGCAAGGTGCTGCTGAAGTACTTTTACAAGCACAACGTTATGGAGTGAGTGATGATGGTTCACCAACAGAAGAATTAGTAGACTTCTATAAATCTCAATTTATCGTCAAGAAAGATTCAGACATTAAAGATCTTAAAGATATGAAAGGTAAGAAAATTGCACTTCAAGATACTACATCAACTGCTGGTTATGTATACCCAGTTGCTGAGCTAAAAGAAGCGGGAATTGATGTGTTGAAAGATATGGAACCTGTAACAGTTAAAGGACATGATCAAGCTGTTATGGCAGTATTGAATGATGATGTAGATGTTGCAGTTACATTCCAAGATGCACGTAATATTGTAAAAGAAGATGCACCAGAAGTATTTGAAAAAACTGAAATAGTAAAATTAACAGAAAAGATTCCTAACGATACAATTTCAGTTCGCCCTGGAGTATCTGATGATATGAAGAAGAAAATTACAGAAGCTTTCATTAACATTGGTAAAGATGAAGAAGGTCAAAAAATTATTAAAGATGTATATTCACATGAAGGATATATCGAATCTGAAGATTCAAACTTTGATGTAGTACGTGACTATTATAAAAAAGTAGATCCAGAGAATAAAGAAAAAGAATAA
- a CDS encoding NETI motif-containing protein → MNRKNYKVGKNQKIEDVLNQMKKEGYTPIRRMEKPVFIERDNGEVVVDHQEIVFVGQRTD, encoded by the coding sequence ATGAACCGGAAGAACTATAAAGTTGGTAAAAATCAAAAGATTGAAGATGTATTAAATCAAATGAAAAAAGAAGGTTATACGCCAATTAGAAGAATGGAAAAGCCAGTGTTTATTGAGCGTGATAATGGAGAAGTTGTTGTAGATCATCAAGAAATTGTTTTTGTCGGTCAACGAACTGATTGA